Genomic window (Daucus carota subsp. sativus chromosome 5, DH1 v3.0, whole genome shotgun sequence):
GCTTTACCATCAATGAACACCCTGTTATCAAGGTAATGCATGggtttgttattttataaaGTTTCATTCAAACTGATAAATAAACTTATCTGatgcatattatatatattcagtttCAATCTGATAACGTGACATATTAAGCAAAGACATACTAACAGGTCTTTCTTAGTTTAGGTGGTTTCCAAGTCACGAAAGAGCAACTGCTGTTGGTATATCCATGGGTGGTTTtcatcttggaaatgtcataggCTTATTGCTAACACCACTAGCAATGTCAACCGTAGGATTATCTGGCCCTTTCATCCTCTTCTCATCTCTGGGACTGCTATGGTTAACTATCTGGGCCTTCCGTGTGACAAATGATCCGCAAGAAAGCAATTCTATTAGCGTATCAGAACTACGATTGATCCAAGCTGGCAAATCTGATACCCCTCTTGACAAGAGCAGCGTACCTCCTATAGGCCTTTTATTATCTAAAATGCCCACCTGGGCTATCATTTTTGCAAACATCACTAACAACTGGGTAGGctttcaatcaaaaatttaaaatttttatgtaaAGCATTTTTGCATGAGTAGGTTTTGAAAGATGTACTTTTGTGCAGGGATACTTTGTTCTTCTTTCATGGATGCCAGTGTATTTTAAAACTGTGAGTCATAACATTCTCTTAGCTTCCTTTTCCaaagttttcttttcttttctccaaTTTAAATTGATGCAAATTTTCAACCCATATTCAAGATTTTGAATTGTTGATCTTGtttgatatatgttttgttCCATTAAATAGGTTTTCAATGTGAACTTGAAGCAAGCAGCGTGGTTTAGTGCTGTCCCATGGGGAACAATGGCAATTTCAGGATACATAGCTGGAGCAATGTCAGATTCTTTGATTAAATCAGGAAAATCAATAACTTTCACAAGGAAAGTTATGCAGGTAACTCATAGCATTAACGGGAACCACATTCCTTGTATATAaacacaataatatttgtataccCTGGGAAAGTCACTGGAAGACAGCCATTAGATATCTAAATTTGACACAGAGAACTGCTTTATACTCCCACATAGTTGTTTATTGAAGCATACCAGATAAAGTGATCTTATATTTGGTTATAATATTTACAATGATTTATTGTTGTTAATTGCAGTCTATTGGCTTTATTGGTCCTGGAATAGCATTACTAGGTTTGAACTTTGCTAAGACACCAGTGGTTGCATCCATATTGATGACTATCGCCCTAAGCCTGAGTTCTTTTAGCCAAGCAGGCTTTCTGTTAAATATGCAGGTAAGAACTATTTACGCTCAACTAGCAGAATCTTGATTTCGTAAAATTCTTCTGTGGTATACTTTTCATCTATTTCTGATGGTCTGAATTAGTTTCATGGTTGTTTGACCAGGATATTGCACCCCAGTATGCGGGACTTCTACATGGTGTGTTCTCAGATGTTTCTGATCTCTACTCTTTTATTTTCCATTGTGTGATTTGACTGGTAATGACTATATTTCACTATATATTCTGTTAACAGGGATATCAAACTCAGCTGGGACATTGGCAGCTATAGTCAGTACCATTGGAACAGGTTACTTCGTACAATGGCTCGGATCTTTTCAAGCATTCCTTAGTGTCACAGCGTGCCTGTATTTTGCTACAGCCATCTTCTGGAATCTCTATGCTACTGGAGAGCGTGTTTTTTAGAGTCAAGAATATATATCAGAAAATACCGAACAACTCGTATCCCTTCAAAAAGAAGTAAATTGCTTCGAAAACTGTAAGACGATAAAGATGTCACCATCTTCAGGTTGTCTCTAGGCAAGTCTCGAGATAGAAATTACATATACAGAGTATATTTATTTAAGGAGAAtattgaatttattatttaaaggtTTAAAGTCAATGCATGTAGCTTGTGCAGTTCCATGTACATTTTGTCTTGTAATCCATTTATACCTTTTAAGCATTCTTCCCGTGTTACAACATTAGTCcattttctataaatattatttttgattagttGTGCActtgtaattaattttgatataaacCACTGTACTTCCTAGTTTATATTTGGAGAATTAAGTTTACATCATGTACAATTATCTGATATGTAGCAGATGGCAATGTGCAATGTGCCATGATCTAATGTTCCAGGGAATGAAAACTTGTAAACTTGTGGCTACATTAAACGGTTTGACATATGTCCTTACTTGCAGGGATACTTTGTGCTTCTTTCATAGATGcttgtatattttaaaactgGTGAGTTACAGTCGTTCTGTTGACTTGTTTGTTTATAAGTTCTGTTTCCCTTTCCCCAATCGAAATAGATGTGAATTCTCAATGAATATGTTTTGCATTGAGCAAGTCGCTTGTTTGATTCATTGTTTCTGCATCTTATTTTTATGTTACAAGATTAAATTGAGAATATATTTCAATTTGGATGTCATCCCACTTTCGACTCAGACCATATTGAAAACAAACACCACACTTTTTATGGTCGAGTCGGGAAAAACTTGATATTAAAAGTATGATTTGAACAGAGGCGTTTCAAAT
Coding sequences:
- the LOC108219990 gene encoding probable anion transporter 3, chloroplastic, encoding MATFNPTKSTHLSKFSNTQSRLVSFRKTHVGFDNNFQRKLGNLVSFDGIKRRIGGNDGDYVLKKNDGKKQRGVGVKCTAEGIERGILVGGRGEKGKFVIPERLKVVGLMACVMSLCNADRVVMSVAIVPLAAQHGWSSSFLGIVQSSFLWGYIFSSVIGGALVDKYGGKKVISWGAALWSLATLLTPWAANHSTTSLLVIRAFFGLAEGVALPSMNTLLSRWFPSHERATAVGISMGGFHLGNVIGLLLTPLAMSTVGLSGPFILFSSLGLLWLTIWAFRVTNDPQESNSISVSELRLIQAGKSDTPLDKSSVPPIGLLLSKMPTWAIIFANITNNWGYFVLLSWMPVYFKTVFNVNLKQAAWFSAVPWGTMAISGYIAGAMSDSLIKSGKSITFTRKVMQSIGFIGPGIALLGLNFAKTPVVASILMTIALSLSSFSQAGFLLNMQDIAPQYAGLLHGISNSAGTLAAIVSTIGTGYFVQWLGSFQAFLSVTACLYFATAIFWNLYATGERVF